One part of the Moorena sp. SIOASIH genome encodes these proteins:
- a CDS encoding zinc ribbon domain-containing protein codes for MPRKVGAAKRISTQIVPVVGMTKSVELELLSTMKKLGIVRSESYNKLGSISHWSLDWKKAIPEVKSFRTPDTLGLPAKLMDWTVNDVAKAITASQAACTDAVIKKIYKRFPGKDNQKTRKELCKQLKTLAFQRLPLLHRLVRKEFQRGHSWVKNQIVYQQVGYNCKRLSRNTYQLELAGLRRGKRNRVIVRSNRKIKGQIRLVYNQLLQGFEVHFLVDYGTVEIPPSRRSIGVDKGYTEALYDSDGQAHGKGLGKAATKKSDRICNKNRNRGKLWALHKKLKKLDPAKSARILENNLSRKTENKRYRQNQSELTAIIGAASKSLFNGESLKVFAVREAWPTALDLTQPIKNKRQSKAVSRKLNSWMKGEIRDSLQKWANWTGSVVTEVQPSYTSQVDSVTGTLLGKRSGDNFTRFDGVVLQADHNAAKNVLDRGTDKEISRYMNKTEVQAVLLRRTARFLKGMGLSLADAVELGWIG; via the coding sequence ATGCCAAGAAAAGTAGGCGCAGCAAAAAGAATATCGACTCAAATCGTCCCTGTGGTGGGGATGACCAAGTCGGTTGAACTTGAGTTGCTGTCTACTATGAAAAAGTTAGGCATTGTTAGATCTGAGTCTTACAACAAGTTAGGTAGCATCAGTCACTGGAGCCTTGACTGGAAAAAGGCTATCCCGGAAGTGAAGAGCTTCAGGACTCCCGATACCTTGGGGCTACCTGCTAAGTTAATGGATTGGACTGTTAATGATGTAGCGAAAGCCATTACAGCGAGCCAGGCGGCCTGTACCGATGCGGTAATCAAGAAAATCTACAAAAGGTTTCCTGGGAAGGACAATCAAAAGACCAGAAAAGAACTTTGCAAACAGCTTAAGACCTTAGCTTTTCAGCGATTACCACTTCTTCACAGGCTTGTTAGAAAGGAGTTTCAACGAGGGCACTCTTGGGTCAAAAACCAGATAGTTTATCAACAAGTAGGTTATAACTGCAAACGACTCTCTCGTAACACTTACCAGTTAGAACTAGCTGGGTTAAGAAGAGGAAAAAGGAACAGAGTGATTGTTAGGTCTAATCGGAAAATTAAAGGACAAATTAGACTAGTCTACAATCAACTCTTGCAAGGGTTTGAGGTTCACTTCCTAGTAGATTATGGCACCGTAGAAATTCCTCCTTCCCGTCGGTCTATTGGAGTAGACAAAGGGTACACTGAAGCTCTCTATGACTCGGATGGACAAGCACATGGAAAAGGTCTAGGCAAAGCTGCAACCAAGAAGTCCGATCGAATATGTAACAAGAATCGCAATAGAGGAAAGCTCTGGGCGCTTCATAAAAAACTGAAAAAATTAGACCCAGCTAAGTCTGCTCGAATACTAGAAAATAACCTAAGCAGGAAAACAGAAAATAAGCGTTACAGGCAAAATCAGTCAGAATTAACGGCTATTATAGGAGCCGCATCTAAGTCCCTTTTTAATGGGGAGTCATTGAAGGTTTTTGCTGTTCGCGAAGCGTGGCCTACGGCCTTAGATTTAACACAGCCAATTAAAAATAAACGCCAGTCCAAAGCCGTGTCCCGTAAACTCAATAGTTGGATGAAAGGAGAGATACGGGACTCTTTGCAAAAATGGGCTAATTGGACTGGTTCGGTTGTGACAGAAGTCCAGCCTAGCTATACGTCGCAAGTTGACTCCGTGACTGGAACCCTATTAGGGAAAAGGAGCGGGGACAACTTTACCAGATTTGATGGGGTCGTGTTGCAGGCTGACCATAATGCTGCCAAAAACGTCCTTGATCGCGGTACAGACAAGGAAATTTCCCGGTACATGAATAAAACCGAGGTTCAGGCAGTATTGTTGCGTCGTACCGCGCGTTTCCTGAAAGGTATGGGACTGAGTTTAGCTGATGCAGTTGAGCTTGGATGGATTGGGTAG
- the aroB gene encoding 3-dehydroquinate synthase, producing MKLVIPVALPQHSYDIAIAQHLPDGKMTTGGLDDLGVWMSRLQLGKKVLVVSNPAIFRRYGKRAIAALELVGYQVSSLTLPAGERYKTVKSIQKIYDVALENRLERSSTLVALGGGVIGDMTGFAAATWLRGINFVQVPTSLLAMVDASVGGKTGVNHPKGKNLIGAFHQPRFVLIDPSVLKTLPARELRAGMAEVIKYGIIWDEELFVKLEESKRLDQLRYLKKDLLETILSRSCQAKADVVSQDEKEAGIRAILNYGHTIGHAVESLTGYKLVNHGEAVGIGMVAAGKIAVALQMWQPEDAERQDALIKKAGLPTQLPSGLDIDAIIDTLQTDKKVKDGKVRFVLPTKIGEVTLTDQVPTDVIREVLRQIQQ from the coding sequence ATGAAGTTAGTTATTCCCGTTGCTCTACCACAACATTCCTATGATATTGCGATCGCACAACACCTTCCTGATGGCAAGATGACCACAGGTGGCTTAGATGATCTCGGGGTTTGGATGAGCCGTCTACAGTTGGGCAAAAAAGTTTTAGTGGTATCTAATCCAGCAATTTTCCGAAGATATGGGAAAAGAGCGATCGCAGCCTTGGAGTTAGTGGGATATCAGGTATCCAGCCTCACCCTCCCTGCTGGTGAACGATACAAAACTGTCAAATCTATCCAAAAGATCTATGATGTTGCCCTAGAAAACCGCTTAGAACGCTCCTCGACTCTAGTGGCATTGGGCGGTGGGGTAATTGGGGATATGACAGGATTTGCAGCTGCCACTTGGCTAAGGGGAATTAATTTCGTCCAGGTCCCCACATCTCTGTTGGCAATGGTTGATGCTTCAGTTGGTGGCAAGACTGGGGTCAATCACCCCAAGGGCAAAAACTTGATCGGTGCTTTCCATCAACCACGATTTGTCTTAATTGACCCCTCGGTATTAAAAACATTGCCAGCCCGAGAATTGCGAGCAGGGATGGCAGAAGTGATTAAGTATGGGATTATCTGGGACGAAGAGCTATTTGTGAAACTAGAGGAATCGAAGCGACTTGACCAATTGCGTTACCTGAAGAAGGATTTATTAGAAACAATTCTGTCTCGGTCTTGTCAAGCTAAAGCAGATGTGGTTAGTCAGGATGAGAAAGAAGCTGGGATCAGAGCAATTTTGAACTATGGTCACACCATTGGTCATGCCGTAGAAAGCTTAACTGGCTACAAGTTAGTCAATCATGGGGAAGCGGTAGGGATTGGAATGGTAGCCGCAGGCAAGATTGCCGTGGCACTCCAGATGTGGCAGCCAGAAGATGCCGAACGCCAGGATGCTTTAATCAAAAAAGCTGGACTACCTACTCAGTTACCCAGTGGGCTAGATATTGATGCGATTATTGATACCCTGCAAACTGATAAGAAAGTAAAAGACGGTAAGGTAAGATTTGTTTTACCTACCAAGATTGGTGAAGTAACCTTGACAGATCAGGTGCCAACTGATGTGATTAGGGAGGTGCTTAGGCAAATACAGCAATAG
- a CDS encoding ATP-dependent Clp protease ATP-binding subunit, producing the protein MFEHFTDKAIKSIMLAQEETRRLGHSLVGTEQLLLGLIAQGTAVAARVLRDFGVTLEDARYSVENTVGRGSRMFSSELPFTPKAKEVFQQSFQEAKQLGHNYIDTEHLLLAIIQDRNSVASQVLVNLGVSITQLRTHVISTIAELTAATTAKGKGSSFIGNTQNQKATLEEFGTNLTKLAAEGKLDPVVGRQQEIERVVQILGRRSKNNPILLGEPGVGKTAIAEGLAQRIVSQDVPDLLADKQVISLDMALLVSGTRFRGDFEERLKQVVSEVQQSGNIILVIDEIHTLVGAGSLEGGMDAANLLKPALARGELQCLGATTLDEYRKYIEKDAALERRFQPVMVSEPSVEDTIDILHGLRSTYEQYHKVQISDQALLAAAQLSDRYISDRYLPDKAIDLIDEAGSRVHLMHSKPSSRARAESEWESEGIEGKLSPSPTTPIVDYEDIAHIVASWTGIPVNKLTESESALLLHLEETLHERIIGQDEAVTAVSRAIRRARVGLKDPNRPIASFIFSGPTGVGKTELAKSLASYLFGSEDKMIRLDMSEYMERHTVSKLIGSPPGFVGYDEGGQLTEAVRRQPYSVVLFDEIEKAHPDVFNVLLQLLDDGRLTDAKGHTVDFKNTILIMTSNIGSKVIEKGGSAFGFESSNNQEESRYNQIRTQVNDNLKDYFRPEFLNRLDDIIVFRQLKKNEVKEIADILLQEISSSIQEKGITLEVTEAFKDHLVTAGYEPSYGARPLRRAIMSLLEDSLAEAMLSGQIQEGDTAVVDVDEHGQVTVLSANAQKRLLQPVGVC; encoded by the coding sequence ATGTTTGAACATTTTACAGATAAAGCGATCAAATCCATCATGCTGGCTCAGGAGGAAACCCGTCGCTTGGGACACAGCCTCGTAGGAACTGAGCAACTGCTGTTGGGTTTGATTGCACAAGGAACAGCTGTGGCAGCCAGAGTGCTGAGGGATTTTGGTGTTACCCTCGAAGATGCTCGCTACTCGGTTGAAAATACTGTGGGTAGGGGTTCGAGAATGTTTAGCTCAGAACTTCCTTTCACCCCCAAAGCCAAAGAAGTTTTCCAGCAATCTTTCCAGGAAGCTAAGCAACTTGGACACAACTACATCGATACTGAACATTTGTTGCTAGCTATCATTCAAGACAGGAACAGCGTTGCAAGTCAAGTACTGGTAAACCTGGGTGTAAGCATAACACAATTACGCACCCATGTCATTAGTACGATAGCAGAATTAACAGCAGCAACGACTGCTAAGGGAAAAGGTTCCTCGTTTATAGGGAATACTCAAAATCAGAAAGCTACCTTAGAAGAATTTGGAACTAATCTGACCAAGTTAGCTGCAGAGGGCAAACTGGATCCGGTGGTTGGTCGTCAGCAGGAAATCGAGCGGGTGGTCCAGATTTTAGGTCGTCGTAGCAAGAATAACCCGATCTTACTGGGGGAACCAGGAGTTGGGAAAACTGCGATCGCAGAAGGTCTAGCCCAACGGATTGTATCTCAAGATGTTCCAGACCTGTTGGCAGACAAACAAGTCATTAGCCTAGATATGGCTTTATTGGTTTCTGGTACTCGCTTCCGGGGAGACTTTGAAGAACGGCTCAAGCAGGTTGTCTCTGAAGTCCAGCAATCGGGGAATATTATCCTAGTGATTGACGAAATTCACACCTTAGTTGGTGCTGGATCCTTAGAAGGGGGTATGGATGCGGCTAATCTCCTTAAGCCTGCTCTCGCTAGAGGTGAACTCCAGTGCTTGGGAGCTACTACTCTGGATGAATACCGGAAGTATATCGAGAAAGACGCAGCACTAGAACGTCGTTTCCAGCCAGTCATGGTCTCGGAACCCTCTGTAGAGGATACCATTGACATACTCCATGGTTTGCGCTCAACCTACGAGCAGTATCACAAAGTCCAGATTTCCGACCAAGCGTTACTGGCTGCAGCTCAATTGTCAGACCGCTATATCTCCGACCGCTATTTACCTGACAAAGCCATTGACCTGATTGACGAAGCTGGGAGTCGGGTTCACTTGATGCACTCAAAACCTTCCTCAAGGGCTAGAGCAGAATCAGAGTGGGAGAGTGAGGGAATTGAAGGTAAGTTATCCCCATCCCCAACCACTCCGATTGTTGATTACGAAGACATTGCTCACATCGTCGCGTCTTGGACTGGGATACCGGTCAATAAACTGACGGAATCTGAATCAGCTCTGCTGCTGCACTTGGAAGAAACTTTGCACGAGCGGATTATTGGTCAAGACGAAGCTGTTACTGCTGTGTCTCGGGCAATTCGTCGGGCAAGAGTTGGATTGAAGGATCCCAATCGACCGATTGCTAGCTTTATCTTCTCTGGTCCGACTGGAGTTGGTAAAACAGAACTGGCTAAATCGTTGGCTTCTTACCTGTTCGGGTCAGAAGACAAGATGATTCGCCTTGACATGTCGGAATATATGGAACGCCACACTGTTTCCAAGCTGATTGGTTCTCCCCCAGGGTTTGTGGGGTACGACGAAGGCGGTCAACTTACCGAAGCCGTGCGACGTCAGCCTTACTCGGTGGTACTATTTGACGAAATCGAGAAAGCTCACCCTGACGTTTTCAACGTACTGTTGCAACTGTTAGATGATGGTCGCTTAACCGATGCTAAAGGTCATACTGTAGATTTCAAGAACACAATATTAATCATGACCTCCAATATCGGTTCTAAAGTGATTGAAAAAGGAGGTAGTGCTTTTGGCTTTGAGTCGTCAAATAACCAAGAGGAGTCTAGGTACAACCAGATCCGCACTCAGGTCAATGACAATCTGAAAGACTATTTCCGTCCTGAGTTCCTCAACCGCCTTGACGATATAATTGTCTTCCGTCAGCTCAAGAAGAATGAAGTTAAGGAAATTGCTGACATCCTGCTTCAGGAAATCTCTAGCTCTATACAAGAGAAAGGAATTACCCTCGAAGTCACAGAGGCTTTCAAAGACCACTTAGTCACAGCAGGCTACGAACCCAGCTATGGTGCTAGACCTCTACGACGGGCAATTATGAGCTTGTTAGAAGATAGCTTAGCCGAAGCCATGCTATCTGGTCAGATTCAAGAGGGGGATACGGCAGTTGTTGATGTGGATGAGCACGGTCAGGTTACTGTATTATCTGCTAACGCCCAAAAGCGGCTGCTGCAACCAGTTGGTGTTTGCTAG
- a CDS encoding HlyD family efflux transporter periplasmic adaptor subunit, producing the protein MSQYNGNGNGNGNGNGNGNGNGKASKANPKINLGSVGTMSKTAVPQDTRDRHRASNSHLEFDQPVILEQSPHWSHAILWALLSLTSFGLVWAYFAKIDYAVPARGKLEPQGAVKEVQAPVGGVVTKIHIKEGQRVKEGDLLLSFEPKATQAQLTSLNKRRATLIRENQFYQAAISNPSYPPVPPPGLDIQLSSQLPSLIASRNTVLAEIGLYRAQLSGGSSIANLSPEQRIRLQYGTSALEARIAELESRIGSLKEQLKQNQIQLANGRDILSVEQGILADLRPLYEQGGFSKIQFLRQQNEVKNRQTEINSRIEEEKRLQKEIAGVRANLLNTIASSQRELTDLMAQNKERIDSINTQIASIISQLNQRIVDNNKQMAEIDSQLQQAQLTLSYQELRAPVDGTVFDLQPSTPGFVANTSEPVLKIVPGSSLIAKVFLTNRDIGFVEAGMETEVRVDSFPFSEFGDVKGEVISIGSDALPPDPAELRQDYTFPAKIKLDKQFIQAYGKEVPLQSGMSISANIRVRKRTVMSIFTEMFLDKTESLTKMR; encoded by the coding sequence ATGAGCCAATATAATGGCAATGGTAATGGCAATGGTAATGGCAATGGTAATGGCAATGGTAATGGCAAAGCTTCCAAAGCAAATCCAAAAATTAACTTAGGTTCTGTCGGTACTATGAGCAAAACGGCAGTTCCTCAAGACACCAGGGACAGACATCGTGCTTCTAATAGTCACCTCGAATTTGACCAGCCAGTTATTCTAGAACAATCGCCCCATTGGTCTCATGCCATTCTCTGGGCACTGTTGAGTCTAACAAGTTTTGGTTTGGTGTGGGCTTACTTTGCCAAAATTGACTATGCCGTTCCCGCTCGGGGCAAGCTAGAGCCACAAGGTGCGGTTAAAGAAGTCCAAGCTCCTGTGGGTGGAGTGGTTACAAAAATTCATATTAAGGAAGGACAGCGGGTTAAAGAAGGGGATTTGCTCCTTTCGTTTGAGCCCAAAGCTACTCAGGCTCAACTCACGTCTCTCAATAAACGCCGGGCTACTTTAATCAGAGAAAACCAGTTTTATCAAGCTGCTATTAGTAATCCTTCTTATCCACCTGTACCACCACCAGGTTTGGACATACAACTGTCCTCACAACTCCCTTCTCTGATCGCTAGTCGAAACACGGTACTGGCAGAAATTGGACTTTATCGCGCTCAACTCAGTGGAGGTTCCTCTATAGCTAATCTTAGCCCTGAACAACGAATTCGTTTACAATATGGTACTTCTGCACTTGAGGCTCGGATTGCTGAACTTGAGAGTAGAATTGGCTCCCTAAAGGAACAGCTGAAACAAAATCAGATTCAACTTGCCAATGGCAGAGACATCCTGAGTGTTGAGCAGGGTATTCTTGCAGATCTCAGACCCCTGTATGAACAAGGGGGCTTTTCTAAGATTCAGTTCTTGAGGCAGCAAAATGAGGTCAAAAATCGCCAAACTGAGATAAACTCTAGGATTGAAGAAGAAAAACGCTTGCAAAAAGAAATTGCTGGGGTCAGAGCAAATCTACTCAATACCATTGCGTCTTCTCAACGAGAACTGACGGATTTGATGGCGCAGAATAAAGAAAGAATTGATAGCATAAACACCCAAATAGCTAGCATTATCAGTCAATTAAATCAACGCATTGTTGATAATAATAAACAGATGGCGGAAATTGATAGCCAGTTGCAGCAGGCTCAACTAACCCTAAGCTATCAAGAACTACGAGCTCCTGTGGATGGAACAGTCTTTGATTTGCAACCCTCAACTCCTGGTTTTGTTGCCAATACCAGTGAACCAGTGCTCAAAATTGTTCCCGGTAGCTCTCTGATTGCTAAGGTATTTCTTACCAACCGAGACATCGGCTTTGTGGAAGCAGGTATGGAAACCGAAGTCAGAGTTGACTCTTTTCCCTTTAGTGAGTTTGGTGATGTCAAAGGGGAGGTAATATCTATTGGTTCTGATGCCCTACCACCGGATCCTGCGGAATTGCGTCAAGACTATACTTTCCCTGCCAAAATCAAATTGGATAAACAGTTCATTCAAGCTTATGGCAAAGAAGTGCCATTGCAATCGGGTATGTCTATCAGTGCCAATATCCGGGTGCGTAAGCGAACAGTGATGAGTATTTTCACCGAGATGTTTTTGGATAAGACTGAAAGCTTGACCAAAATGCGTTAG